In Nerophis ophidion isolate RoL-2023_Sa linkage group LG12, RoL_Noph_v1.0, whole genome shotgun sequence, a single window of DNA contains:
- the LOC133563811 gene encoding homeobox protein DBX1-A-like, whose amino-acid sequence MMFPCSALPPPLYPDLLCPPAALTSPLPRSLPSGYRVEDLLRISQPAYSYIQRTFSAATPREFLSLSLEPSASSRALGPSPACSGFQSSGQPNHNSDSPQSACPASSCLKFGVSAILAPSARMGCSSPAVHSLQTKSFPLPFLDASLHPFIRTSYFTASSSSVVPVPGTFSWPLAPRGKPRRGMLRRAVFSDLQRKALERTFQKQKYISKPDRKKLAVKLGLKDSQVKIWFQNRRMKWRNSKERELLSSGGCRQQTLPTKTNPHPDLTDVCSTYCPSSRPDRTAATGQEQLENQDTHLHHHHHHHHHGSSPSQSSSEEITVS is encoded by the exons ATGATGTTTCCGTGCAGCGCCTTACCGCCGCCTCTCTACCCGGACCTGCTGTGCCCTCCGGCCGCGCTGACCTCCCCTCTTCCCCGGTCACTTCCGTCCGGGTACCGCGTGGAGGATCTTCTGCGAATTAGCCAGCCGGCGTACAGTTACATTCAACGGACGTTCTCCGCCGCAACCCCCCGAGAATTCTTATCGCTCAGCCTGGAGCCGAGTGCCTCATCCCGGGCGCTGGGACCGAGTCCCGCGTGTTCCGGGTTTCAGAGCTCCGGTCAGCCGAACCACAACAGCGACTCTCCGCAGTCTGCCTGCCCCGCCTCCAGCTGCCTCAAGTTCGGCGTCAGCGCCATCCTGGCACCGTCCGCACGGATGG GTTGCTCTTCTCCTGCAGTCCACAGTTTGCAGACCAAATCATTTCCACTACCATTCCTGGATGCAAGTCTACATCCTTTCATCAGAACTTCGTATTTCACAG CCTCCTCCTCCTCTGTGGTCCCTGTCCCGGGAACCTTTTCATGGCCCCTGGCCCCCAGAGGCAAGCCCAGACGAGGCATGCTGCGACGAGCAGTCTTCTCGGACCTCCAAAGAAAAGCCCTAGAGAGAACTTTCCAGAAGCAGAAGTACATCAGCAAGCCAGACAGGAAGAAGCTGGCGGTGAAACTGGGACTCAAAGACTCCCAG GTGAAGATCTGGTTTCAGAACCGAAGGATGAAATGGAGGAACTCGAAAGAACGAGAGCTGCTGTCGAGCGGAGGCTGTCGCCAGCAAACCCTCCCCACTAAGACCAACCCCCACCCGGACCTCACAGACGTGTGCAGCACTTACTGTCCCAGCAGCAGACCAGACAGGACTGCAGCCACAGGGCAAGAACAGCTGGAGAACCAGGACACACatcttcaccatcatcatcatcatcatcatcatggctCTTCTCCGTCACAGTCCAGCAGTGAAGAAATCACAGTTTCATAA